The Akkermansia sp. N21116 genome includes a region encoding these proteins:
- a CDS encoding sialate O-acetylesterase, giving the protein MKLLLFFLLGCFAIPVNGRDLKIFLLTGQSNSLGAVKGSPASAEMLEKYKPKRTMYWHENFGQKEGVFSGASQEWGMVVPAVPSYNGNLCMGPEYGFAAVLEKKGWFDDADVAIVKASRDGGDNGHWMRNGQAYRLLVGAVKNASSALKGKKYGKIEFAGLLYLQGESDSGDAVPAAALRFKELLKHLAEDLKGWGDTAPLAKSCAVIGENANWGTKNVTDSLTGNTNGMLNGRDTEVDGKTTWQVMRSLAASSPALGYAPTRDLPKLTSGDSMGVHYDGCSQLVIGARFAYAMGHLKGKSVGSVRSGRYDLPLNAPDAWMDGKVPVKKVCVWDLASSILPSRIGEGVDSFKAFGIRVEDPSVNTVAIAGGASQRLVVGPGGIEVQQGRKLLIASALQLSGRQEWKLSGGSCVAVARPDVKGGMAALTGQADIFIMNTDASSSGKHAAVDFTEVGQGMSKKGRGVPFRGNWVIGPGVEVKGSLPGTGKAIFKKGSIYQGEVLTADRNVVLEGIATGV; this is encoded by the coding sequence AGATTTTTTTACTGACTGGGCAATCGAATTCACTGGGAGCCGTGAAGGGATCTCCTGCATCTGCGGAAATGTTGGAAAAGTACAAGCCGAAAAGGACGATGTACTGGCATGAAAATTTCGGACAGAAGGAGGGAGTCTTTTCCGGAGCCTCCCAAGAATGGGGAATGGTTGTTCCTGCGGTCCCTTCTTATAATGGCAATTTGTGTATGGGGCCAGAGTATGGATTTGCCGCGGTTTTGGAGAAAAAGGGATGGTTTGACGATGCCGATGTGGCGATTGTGAAGGCGTCGCGCGATGGTGGCGACAATGGACATTGGATGCGGAATGGACAGGCTTACCGGTTGCTGGTGGGGGCCGTGAAGAATGCAAGTTCTGCCTTGAAGGGAAAAAAGTATGGGAAAATTGAATTTGCCGGACTTCTTTATCTGCAGGGTGAGAGTGATTCAGGGGATGCTGTGCCGGCTGCCGCCCTGCGTTTCAAGGAACTTCTCAAGCATTTGGCGGAAGATTTGAAAGGATGGGGAGATACTGCGCCTTTGGCAAAATCGTGTGCTGTGATTGGAGAGAATGCGAATTGGGGGACGAAGAATGTGACGGACTCTTTAACCGGGAATACGAACGGGATGCTGAATGGCCGCGATACGGAGGTGGATGGCAAGACGACTTGGCAGGTGATGCGTTCTCTCGCGGCATCTTCTCCTGCTCTCGGTTATGCTCCTACGAGGGATCTTCCCAAGTTGACTTCCGGCGATTCGATGGGGGTACACTATGATGGATGTTCTCAATTGGTGATCGGAGCGCGTTTTGCCTATGCTATGGGGCATCTGAAAGGGAAATCGGTGGGGAGTGTCCGGAGTGGACGCTATGATCTGCCTTTGAATGCTCCCGACGCCTGGATGGATGGGAAAGTACCTGTAAAGAAGGTGTGTGTATGGGATTTGGCTTCTTCTATTTTGCCGAGCCGGATTGGAGAAGGTGTGGATTCGTTCAAGGCTTTTGGCATCCGTGTCGAGGATCCGTCTGTGAATACGGTTGCTATTGCCGGTGGCGCTTCGCAACGTTTGGTTGTAGGTCCGGGCGGGATTGAAGTACAGCAGGGAAGGAAATTGCTGATTGCCTCGGCATTGCAACTATCCGGTCGTCAGGAGTGGAAATTGTCGGGCGGATCTTGTGTGGCGGTTGCAAGACCGGATGTTAAGGGTGGTATGGCGGCTTTGACGGGACAGGCGGATATTTTCATCATGAATACAGACGCTTCTTCTTCCGGGAAGCATGCTGCCGTCGATTTTACCGAGGTCGGCCAAGGAATGTCGAAGAAGGGGAGGGGTGTACCGTTCCGGGGGAATTGGGTTATTGGTCCGGGGGTTGAGGTGAAGGGGAGTCTTCCTGGAACAGGCAAGGCGATTTTCAAGAAGGGATCTATTTATCAGGGAGAAGTTCTGACAGCTGACCGGAATGTTGTTTTGGAGGGGATTGCGACCGGGGTGTGA